Proteins encoded by one window of Bdellovibrionota bacterium:
- a CDS encoding DUF5522 domain-containing protein, whose protein sequence is MPSDNLTESNEYSYINEKGLTVFTEKYLLERGYCCENGCKHCPYGYRKPPINKS, encoded by the coding sequence ATTCCATCAGACAATCTGACGGAGTCGAATGAATATTCTTATATTAATGAAAAAGGTTTAACGGTTTTTACGGAGAAGTATCTTTTGGAAAGAGGATATTGTTGTGAGAACGGATGTAAACATTGTCCCTATGGCTACCGAAAGCCGCCAATAAATAAGAGCTAA